The Perca fluviatilis chromosome 2, GENO_Pfluv_1.0, whole genome shotgun sequence genome includes a region encoding these proteins:
- the pxylp1 gene encoding 2-phosphoxylose phosphatase 1 isoform X3: MVSAVTAHLLLFLVSGNLIPTTPILEERPFQAADGGVGVALGKSRKRVFPVPQTQEPNPISEAYSYCNTPNRTEQAWEGHSPADYKLLSVQVMIRHGDRYPLYYIPKTKRPAIDCTLSISRTPSHPLLNSFIRHMGQGGRGHWESTLASVPRLPNHSACETGELTQTGVVQHLRNGQLLHQAYKRHNLLPSDWSPRQVWVETTGKSRTLQSGLAFLYGFLQDFDWTKLTTRHQWSTLFCGSACDCPTRNRYLEEEQRRQYRLRVSDTELERTYADMARTLGLLTRQLRAANPIDSLLCHLCHGISFPCVPMGDGTSGCLTMAQFAVIRRQQLDDEVDRRRVGLYRKYAILAMYPYLNRTAAKMERVAKDNEAGRQHRAGGEEVFTLSSAHDVTMAPLLSALGLEEARFPRFAARVVFELWKSPPAMQGQLKKRAGKGEKSKAKDGELFIRVLYNGEDVTFHTTFCRSHDRHASQPLCPLKNFLSFVRRDMFSVVNATSYQEACYRRPG; encoded by the exons ATGGTCTCTGCTGTCACCGCAcaccttctcctcttcctcgtgAGTG GGAACCTGATCCCCACCACTCCCATACTGGAGGAGCGACCCTTCCAGGCTGCAGATGGAGGTGTTGGGGTGGCGCTGGGGAAGAGCAGAAAGAGAGTGTTCCCGGTGCCTCAGACCCAGGAGCCCAACCCCATATCTGAGGCTTACAGCTATTGCAACACTCCCAACCGCACTGAACAGGCCTGGGAGG GTCACAGTCCTGCTGACTACAAGTTGCTGTCTGTCCAGGTGATGATTCGCCATGGTGACCGCTACCCACTCTACTACATCCCCAAGACCAAACGGCCCGCCATCGACTGCACCTTGTCCATCAGCAG GACGCCTTCCCACCCCCTGCTGAACTCCTTCATCCGTCACATGGGCCAGGGAGGTCGCGGCCACTGGGAGTCTACGCTGGCCTCTGTTCCCCGTCTGCCCAACCACAGTGCCTGTGAGACGGGAGAACTCACGCAGACAG GTGTGGTGCAACACCTGCGCAACGGGCAGCTCCTCCACCAAGCCTACAAGCGTCACAATCTCCTCCCCTCCGACTGGTCGCCCCGCCAGGTGTGGGTTGAGACCACAGGTAAGAGCCGCACTCTCCAGAGCGGACTGGCCTTCCTCTACGGCTTCCTCCAGGACTTTGATTGGACGAAACTGACCACACGGCACCAGTGGAGCACGTTGTTCTGCGGCTCGGCCTGCGACTGCCCCACCAGAAACAGATACctggaggaagagcagaggaggcaGTATCGCCTCAGAGTAAGTGATACCGAACTCGAGAGGACTTACGCCGATATGGCACGCACTTTGGGTCTGCTCACCCGCCAGCTCCGAGCCGCAAACCCCATAGACTCCCTGCTGTGCCACTTGTGCCACGGCATTTCTTTCCCTTGTGTTCCAATGGGAGATGGCACCAGCGGATGTCTGACAATGGCACAGTTTGCTGTGATTCGTCGACAGCAGCTAGATGATGAGGTGGATCGGAGAAGAGTGGGGCTGTACCGTAAATATGCCATCCTGGCCATGTACCCCTACCTCAACCGAACTGCTGCCAAGATGGAGCGTGTTGCCAAGGACAATGAGGCTGGCCGACAGCATCGTGCAGGGGGTGAGGAGGTCTTCACCCTGTCTTCAGCCCACGACGTTACCATGGCCCCGTTGCTAAGCGCCCTGGGACTGGAGGAGGCACGCTTCCCTCGTTTTGCAGCCAGAGTAGTCTTTGAACTGTGGAAGAGTCCCCCAGCCATGCAAGGACAACTGAAGAAGAGGGCTGGCAAAGGTGAGAAGTCTAAGGCGAAAGACGGGGAGCTGTTCATCAGGGTGCTGTACAATGGCGAGGATGTGACATTTCACACCACCTTCTGTCGCTCCCACGACCGCCACGCAAGCCAGCCCCTCTGCCCTCTGAAGAACTTCCTGTCTTTTGTCAGGAGAGACATGTTCAGTGTTGTCAACGCTACTTCCTACCAGGAGGCCTGCTACAGGCGCCCTGGTTGA
- the pxylp1 gene encoding 2-phosphoxylose phosphatase 1 isoform X4, with product MRNNQGNLIPTTPILEERPFQAADGGVGVALGKSRKRVFPVPQTQEPNPISEAYSYCNTPNRTEQAWEGHSPADYKLLSVQVMIRHGDRYPLYYIPKTKRPAIDCTLSISRTPSHPLLNSFIRHMGQGGRGHWESTLASVPRLPNHSACETGELTQTGVVQHLRNGQLLHQAYKRHNLLPSDWSPRQVWVETTGKSRTLQSGLAFLYGFLQDFDWTKLTTRHQWSTLFCGSACDCPTRNRYLEEEQRRQYRLRVSDTELERTYADMARTLGLLTRQLRAANPIDSLLCHLCHGISFPCVPMGDGTSGCLTMAQFAVIRRQQLDDEVDRRRVGLYRKYAILAMYPYLNRTAAKMERVAKDNEAGRQHRAGGEEVFTLSSAHDVTMAPLLSALGLEEARFPRFAARVVFELWKSPPAMQGQLKKRAGKGEKSKAKDGELFIRVLYNGEDVTFHTTFCRSHDRHASQPLCPLKNFLSFVRRDMFSVVNATSYQEACYRRPG from the exons ATGAGAAATAATCAAG GGAACCTGATCCCCACCACTCCCATACTGGAGGAGCGACCCTTCCAGGCTGCAGATGGAGGTGTTGGGGTGGCGCTGGGGAAGAGCAGAAAGAGAGTGTTCCCGGTGCCTCAGACCCAGGAGCCCAACCCCATATCTGAGGCTTACAGCTATTGCAACACTCCCAACCGCACTGAACAGGCCTGGGAGG GTCACAGTCCTGCTGACTACAAGTTGCTGTCTGTCCAGGTGATGATTCGCCATGGTGACCGCTACCCACTCTACTACATCCCCAAGACCAAACGGCCCGCCATCGACTGCACCTTGTCCATCAGCAG GACGCCTTCCCACCCCCTGCTGAACTCCTTCATCCGTCACATGGGCCAGGGAGGTCGCGGCCACTGGGAGTCTACGCTGGCCTCTGTTCCCCGTCTGCCCAACCACAGTGCCTGTGAGACGGGAGAACTCACGCAGACAG GTGTGGTGCAACACCTGCGCAACGGGCAGCTCCTCCACCAAGCCTACAAGCGTCACAATCTCCTCCCCTCCGACTGGTCGCCCCGCCAGGTGTGGGTTGAGACCACAGGTAAGAGCCGCACTCTCCAGAGCGGACTGGCCTTCCTCTACGGCTTCCTCCAGGACTTTGATTGGACGAAACTGACCACACGGCACCAGTGGAGCACGTTGTTCTGCGGCTCGGCCTGCGACTGCCCCACCAGAAACAGATACctggaggaagagcagaggaggcaGTATCGCCTCAGAGTAAGTGATACCGAACTCGAGAGGACTTACGCCGATATGGCACGCACTTTGGGTCTGCTCACCCGCCAGCTCCGAGCCGCAAACCCCATAGACTCCCTGCTGTGCCACTTGTGCCACGGCATTTCTTTCCCTTGTGTTCCAATGGGAGATGGCACCAGCGGATGTCTGACAATGGCACAGTTTGCTGTGATTCGTCGACAGCAGCTAGATGATGAGGTGGATCGGAGAAGAGTGGGGCTGTACCGTAAATATGCCATCCTGGCCATGTACCCCTACCTCAACCGAACTGCTGCCAAGATGGAGCGTGTTGCCAAGGACAATGAGGCTGGCCGACAGCATCGTGCAGGGGGTGAGGAGGTCTTCACCCTGTCTTCAGCCCACGACGTTACCATGGCCCCGTTGCTAAGCGCCCTGGGACTGGAGGAGGCACGCTTCCCTCGTTTTGCAGCCAGAGTAGTCTTTGAACTGTGGAAGAGTCCCCCAGCCATGCAAGGACAACTGAAGAAGAGGGCTGGCAAAGGTGAGAAGTCTAAGGCGAAAGACGGGGAGCTGTTCATCAGGGTGCTGTACAATGGCGAGGATGTGACATTTCACACCACCTTCTGTCGCTCCCACGACCGCCACGCAAGCCAGCCCCTCTGCCCTCTGAAGAACTTCCTGTCTTTTGTCAGGAGAGACATGTTCAGTGTTGTCAACGCTACTTCCTACCAGGAGGCCTGCTACAGGCGCCCTGGTTGA
- the pxylp1 gene encoding 2-phosphoxylose phosphatase 1 isoform X1, protein MNELHCAWLNFKLPSSRQNGLCCHRTPSPLPRNLIPTTPILEERPFQAADGGVGVALGKSRKRVFPVPQTQEPNPISEAYSYCNTPNRTEQAWEGHSPADYKLLSVQVMIRHGDRYPLYYIPKTKRPAIDCTLSISRTPSHPLLNSFIRHMGQGGRGHWESTLASVPRLPNHSACETGELTQTGVVQHLRNGQLLHQAYKRHNLLPSDWSPRQVWVETTGKSRTLQSGLAFLYGFLQDFDWTKLTTRHQWSTLFCGSACDCPTRNRYLEEEQRRQYRLRVSDTELERTYADMARTLGLLTRQLRAANPIDSLLCHLCHGISFPCVPMGDGTSGCLTMAQFAVIRRQQLDDEVDRRRVGLYRKYAILAMYPYLNRTAAKMERVAKDNEAGRQHRAGGEEVFTLSSAHDVTMAPLLSALGLEEARFPRFAARVVFELWKSPPAMQGQLKKRAGKGEKSKAKDGELFIRVLYNGEDVTFHTTFCRSHDRHASQPLCPLKNFLSFVRRDMFSVVNATSYQEACYRRPG, encoded by the exons ATGAATGAGCTGCACTGTGCGTGGCTGAACTTCAAGCTACCAAGCAGTCGGCAAAATGGTCTCTGCTGTCACCGCAcaccttctcctcttcctc GGAACCTGATCCCCACCACTCCCATACTGGAGGAGCGACCCTTCCAGGCTGCAGATGGAGGTGTTGGGGTGGCGCTGGGGAAGAGCAGAAAGAGAGTGTTCCCGGTGCCTCAGACCCAGGAGCCCAACCCCATATCTGAGGCTTACAGCTATTGCAACACTCCCAACCGCACTGAACAGGCCTGGGAGG GTCACAGTCCTGCTGACTACAAGTTGCTGTCTGTCCAGGTGATGATTCGCCATGGTGACCGCTACCCACTCTACTACATCCCCAAGACCAAACGGCCCGCCATCGACTGCACCTTGTCCATCAGCAG GACGCCTTCCCACCCCCTGCTGAACTCCTTCATCCGTCACATGGGCCAGGGAGGTCGCGGCCACTGGGAGTCTACGCTGGCCTCTGTTCCCCGTCTGCCCAACCACAGTGCCTGTGAGACGGGAGAACTCACGCAGACAG GTGTGGTGCAACACCTGCGCAACGGGCAGCTCCTCCACCAAGCCTACAAGCGTCACAATCTCCTCCCCTCCGACTGGTCGCCCCGCCAGGTGTGGGTTGAGACCACAGGTAAGAGCCGCACTCTCCAGAGCGGACTGGCCTTCCTCTACGGCTTCCTCCAGGACTTTGATTGGACGAAACTGACCACACGGCACCAGTGGAGCACGTTGTTCTGCGGCTCGGCCTGCGACTGCCCCACCAGAAACAGATACctggaggaagagcagaggaggcaGTATCGCCTCAGAGTAAGTGATACCGAACTCGAGAGGACTTACGCCGATATGGCACGCACTTTGGGTCTGCTCACCCGCCAGCTCCGAGCCGCAAACCCCATAGACTCCCTGCTGTGCCACTTGTGCCACGGCATTTCTTTCCCTTGTGTTCCAATGGGAGATGGCACCAGCGGATGTCTGACAATGGCACAGTTTGCTGTGATTCGTCGACAGCAGCTAGATGATGAGGTGGATCGGAGAAGAGTGGGGCTGTACCGTAAATATGCCATCCTGGCCATGTACCCCTACCTCAACCGAACTGCTGCCAAGATGGAGCGTGTTGCCAAGGACAATGAGGCTGGCCGACAGCATCGTGCAGGGGGTGAGGAGGTCTTCACCCTGTCTTCAGCCCACGACGTTACCATGGCCCCGTTGCTAAGCGCCCTGGGACTGGAGGAGGCACGCTTCCCTCGTTTTGCAGCCAGAGTAGTCTTTGAACTGTGGAAGAGTCCCCCAGCCATGCAAGGACAACTGAAGAAGAGGGCTGGCAAAGGTGAGAAGTCTAAGGCGAAAGACGGGGAGCTGTTCATCAGGGTGCTGTACAATGGCGAGGATGTGACATTTCACACCACCTTCTGTCGCTCCCACGACCGCCACGCAAGCCAGCCCCTCTGCCCTCTGAAGAACTTCCTGTCTTTTGTCAGGAGAGACATGTTCAGTGTTGTCAACGCTACTTCCTACCAGGAGGCCTGCTACAGGCGCCCTGGTTGA
- the pxylp1 gene encoding 2-phosphoxylose phosphatase 1 isoform X2, whose product MLARNRFLLLVVVGGAALAILSLSLQFWNLIPTTPILEERPFQAADGGVGVALGKSRKRVFPVPQTQEPNPISEAYSYCNTPNRTEQAWEGHSPADYKLLSVQVMIRHGDRYPLYYIPKTKRPAIDCTLSISRTPSHPLLNSFIRHMGQGGRGHWESTLASVPRLPNHSACETGELTQTGVVQHLRNGQLLHQAYKRHNLLPSDWSPRQVWVETTGKSRTLQSGLAFLYGFLQDFDWTKLTTRHQWSTLFCGSACDCPTRNRYLEEEQRRQYRLRVSDTELERTYADMARTLGLLTRQLRAANPIDSLLCHLCHGISFPCVPMGDGTSGCLTMAQFAVIRRQQLDDEVDRRRVGLYRKYAILAMYPYLNRTAAKMERVAKDNEAGRQHRAGGEEVFTLSSAHDVTMAPLLSALGLEEARFPRFAARVVFELWKSPPAMQGQLKKRAGKGEKSKAKDGELFIRVLYNGEDVTFHTTFCRSHDRHASQPLCPLKNFLSFVRRDMFSVVNATSYQEACYRRPG is encoded by the exons ATGCTGGCTCGTAACCGCTTCCTCCTCCTGGTAGTGGTGGGCGGGGCCGCGCTGGCCATCCTCAGCCTGAGCCTCCAGTTCT GGAACCTGATCCCCACCACTCCCATACTGGAGGAGCGACCCTTCCAGGCTGCAGATGGAGGTGTTGGGGTGGCGCTGGGGAAGAGCAGAAAGAGAGTGTTCCCGGTGCCTCAGACCCAGGAGCCCAACCCCATATCTGAGGCTTACAGCTATTGCAACACTCCCAACCGCACTGAACAGGCCTGGGAGG GTCACAGTCCTGCTGACTACAAGTTGCTGTCTGTCCAGGTGATGATTCGCCATGGTGACCGCTACCCACTCTACTACATCCCCAAGACCAAACGGCCCGCCATCGACTGCACCTTGTCCATCAGCAG GACGCCTTCCCACCCCCTGCTGAACTCCTTCATCCGTCACATGGGCCAGGGAGGTCGCGGCCACTGGGAGTCTACGCTGGCCTCTGTTCCCCGTCTGCCCAACCACAGTGCCTGTGAGACGGGAGAACTCACGCAGACAG GTGTGGTGCAACACCTGCGCAACGGGCAGCTCCTCCACCAAGCCTACAAGCGTCACAATCTCCTCCCCTCCGACTGGTCGCCCCGCCAGGTGTGGGTTGAGACCACAGGTAAGAGCCGCACTCTCCAGAGCGGACTGGCCTTCCTCTACGGCTTCCTCCAGGACTTTGATTGGACGAAACTGACCACACGGCACCAGTGGAGCACGTTGTTCTGCGGCTCGGCCTGCGACTGCCCCACCAGAAACAGATACctggaggaagagcagaggaggcaGTATCGCCTCAGAGTAAGTGATACCGAACTCGAGAGGACTTACGCCGATATGGCACGCACTTTGGGTCTGCTCACCCGCCAGCTCCGAGCCGCAAACCCCATAGACTCCCTGCTGTGCCACTTGTGCCACGGCATTTCTTTCCCTTGTGTTCCAATGGGAGATGGCACCAGCGGATGTCTGACAATGGCACAGTTTGCTGTGATTCGTCGACAGCAGCTAGATGATGAGGTGGATCGGAGAAGAGTGGGGCTGTACCGTAAATATGCCATCCTGGCCATGTACCCCTACCTCAACCGAACTGCTGCCAAGATGGAGCGTGTTGCCAAGGACAATGAGGCTGGCCGACAGCATCGTGCAGGGGGTGAGGAGGTCTTCACCCTGTCTTCAGCCCACGACGTTACCATGGCCCCGTTGCTAAGCGCCCTGGGACTGGAGGAGGCACGCTTCCCTCGTTTTGCAGCCAGAGTAGTCTTTGAACTGTGGAAGAGTCCCCCAGCCATGCAAGGACAACTGAAGAAGAGGGCTGGCAAAGGTGAGAAGTCTAAGGCGAAAGACGGGGAGCTGTTCATCAGGGTGCTGTACAATGGCGAGGATGTGACATTTCACACCACCTTCTGTCGCTCCCACGACCGCCACGCAAGCCAGCCCCTCTGCCCTCTGAAGAACTTCCTGTCTTTTGTCAGGAGAGACATGTTCAGTGTTGTCAACGCTACTTCCTACCAGGAGGCCTGCTACAGGCGCCCTGGTTGA